From a single Syngnathus scovelli strain Florida chromosome 2, RoL_Ssco_1.2, whole genome shotgun sequence genomic region:
- the LOC125988685 gene encoding uncharacterized protein, which translates to MDYVRLLRSTNRTVRNCCVLVFTETWLSDNIPESAVHLERLACYRADRAIVRGGKSRGGGICVYIREEWCRDSVVVCKHCSPLVEFVIIKCRPFYLPREFTAILLVAVYIPPSNIEGDRIAALGELYQAVSEQQTAHPDGFTIFAGDFNHANLKSVFPRLHQHVPFPTRGDSFLDLVYSAQKGAFKATPLPHLGLSDHLTVLLLPAYRQLVKASRPVRRQVRVWPEGASDALRDCFDTTDWDLFKQAATYNDWTDIEEYTDSVTSYITKCIDDVTCSKSVVTRANWKPWLTGAVLRLLRARDKAFRAGDEAGLRTARADLSRGIKEAKKAFSCKVSTHFKDSKDARSLWRGIQTITDYKPAPRSCEGDVRLLNDLNRFFARFDAQNSTCPLKSTPPHTSSPCASLPTV; encoded by the coding sequence atggattacgttcgcctgctgaggtctacgaaccggacggtgcggaactgctgtgtgctcgtgttcaccgagacctggttgagtgacaacattccggaatctgcagtgcatctggagcggctagcgtgctatcgggcggaccgtgccattgtacgagggggaaagtcgcgtggaggtggaatatgcgtctacatccgagaagaatggtgccgggactctgtggtggtatgtaagcattgctcgccgcttgtggagtttgtgatcattaagtgccgtcctttttatctgccgagggaatttaccgcgattctgctagtcgcggtatacatcccgccttccaacatcgaaggagacaggatcgcggcgcttggtgaactgtaccaggctgtcagtgaacagcaaacagcgcaccctgacggtttcaccatcttcgctggagacttcaatcatgccaacctgaagtctgttttcccgaggcttcaccagcatgttccctttccgacacgtggagacagcttcctggacctagtctactcggcgcaaaagggagctttcaaagccacccccctcccccatctggggctttctgaccatctcaccgttttgcttttgcccgcatacagacaattggtaaaggcatccaggccggttcggaggcaggttcgagtgtggcctgagggtgcctccgatgcacttcgggactgcttcgacaccactgactgggacttgtttaagcaggcagccacctacaacgattggacggacatagaggagtatacagactctgttacctcttacatcacgaagtgcatcgatgatgtgacttgctcgaaatccgtcgtcactcgcgcgaactggaagccgtggctgacgggggctgtcctcagactgttgagggccagggacaaggctttcagagcgggggatgaggctggcttgaggacagcgagggccgacctgtcccgaggcatcaaagaagcgaagaaggcgttctcgtgcaaggtctccacccacttcaaggacagcaaggacgcacgtagcctttggcggggcattcagaccatcacggactacaagcccgcgccgaggagctgtgagggcgacgtccgtctgctgaacgatctgaaccgcttctttgctcgcttcgacgcccagaacagcacttgcccgctgaagtccactcccccccacacgagcagcccctgcgcctctctgccgacggtgtga